The sequence below is a genomic window from Tubulanus polymorphus chromosome 1, tnTubPoly1.2, whole genome shotgun sequence.
CGCCGCCTATATTAGGATTTGTAGCTGTAGCCCTCGCCCTACCACCACCAACAATAAATGAACTTAAAATCGACAATGACATGTTTGTAATGAGGGTCAGTCCAGATTTCAAAGTTGTTTTCTGTGAACCAAGGTGAGTTGGTCCTATCACTGTTTTCTAAACATTTCCGTGGAAACCCAATCACAATGATGTTGTTTTGACCGCGGAGAGTCGTATCTATTTGTTAGAATTGCTGATCTGATGGACATGACTCCAGATGACCTCGTAAACAAAAATCTCTACAGTTTTATCCATGCCGaagatttaaacaaaatgagGAAGGCCCATTCTGATTGTAAGTgcagtttgaaatatttcgtcATTTAATCTAAAGAATATCAATCAACGAACTATACTTTCATTTCAGTATTAACAAAAGGCCAGGTCCTGTCCGACTATTTTCGCATAATGAATGTGCATGGTGGACAGGTATGGTTACAAATGTGTGCTACAATCATCTTCAACAATAAGAACTCCGATGAAGAGAGTATTATCTGTATCATTTATGTTCTCAGGTAGGTTTCTGAAAAGTCATAAATGATTCATGCATATTCAtgcattatattcattatgatTAATGATCCTTTTCAGTGGGATTGAGTATGCGAACTGCGTAATGAGTAGTAGTCAACTAGCAGcggtgaaaaacaaaaattctgACAACACAGATAATTCAGATAGTGAAGCAGCTGCTGAACAAAGTAATTAGAATAGTataacatttcaaataaatcgaaGGTGAAATATATAGTCATATTCATATCCATGTATTAACTCCCGCATCTCTTATTCAGGTGAATGCCGAGCGAAGCAATTGGATCACTCATGTAATAATCCATCATCAACTACAGGAACTAGTGAAAGAACATCAACTAGTCACCATAACCTCGATCATTCACATCTCAGTAAACATATGAACAATAATGAACCGATTGGAAACTTGGAAACGTTTCGATATCCTCAAAATGGAGATGGCGACATGGACGTGGCGAGAGATTTCTTGTTGGATGATAGCACATCTGGTTGTTACGCCGATGACGATATCAGTGATAAACTGAAGGATATTAAAAACTCTCGAAGGAAAATGGGTCGACCTCGTAAAAGAAAACGTGACCCATCCCCTGATAATCATCCTCAGGTGACGGATATCGATGCTTCATCGCATACATCGTTATCACCTCTCCACAATCCAGTTACCCTCACCCCTTCTCAGTCGAATGTACCTACTAGCCCCACCCCTAATCCCGGAACAGCTCCAGCTCAGACTTTACGATCGCCATTACCAGAGGATTTGTCGGTTAAGACTGTAAGTGCTGCGTTAGGATCACCAGACCATCATAATCAGGATATACCACAAAGACCAGGCAGTGGTACTGTTTCAAATGTACGCGATCTGGAGGAAGCAATGAGTAAACATCTACCCCAAAATGATGAGCCAAACTATTTAGGTAATAATTACACATCAGGTCAATTTGCTAAACAAAGATCTACCATACAATGGATCGGCTCACAGCAACAAACTAACAATGATACATTACCCGCATCAACACTGTTGCGCCATCTTTACGCGAATAGGGAATCTGTGATTCGTACTAACGTTTACAACCAGTCCCGTCCTCAGTATTACGGTGATATTCAGAGTACTGTTTTGGGAACTAACGCGGACAGTTCGCAATTTAGCGTGTCGCAGTTAACTAGCGGTACTTCAAAAAGCCAGTCGCCTAATGTCTATCACAATAGCGCATATACGAGTTCAATAGCTGATGCTTATGGTATGGTTACACCAGTAGCTGATAAATACACAGCATTTTCTGAAAGTAGTTACACAGATAGTAACTCTAATCAACTGAAGTTGTATAATAACGATGGAGT
It includes:
- the LOC141915017 gene encoding protein trachealess-like; translated protein: MFPMLAYGRQSPIEPRFQHSCILELRKEKSRDAARSRRGKENYEFYELAKMLPLPGAITSQLDKASIIRLTISYLKLRDFSSHGDPPWSRDGPPPNKSVKGGPPRRRSMTAVAMEIFEASQGTHILQSLDGFAFALSNDGRFLYISETVSIYLGLSQVEMAGSCVFDYVHQQDHPELAEQLGLCLPHSTSMPSPSSGSEAGAATTSSATKTDSPSVSERVSGLMQHSKTRGVERAFHIRMKSTLTKRGVHVKTSGYRVVHIIGHMRSQFSFSLTRKHPPPILGFVAVALALPPPTINELKIDNDMFVMRVSPDFKVVFCEPRIADLMDMTPDDLVNKNLYSFIHAEDLNKMRKAHSDLLTKGQVLSDYFRIMNVHGGQVWLQMCATIIFNNKNSDEESIICIIYVLSGIEYANCVMSSSQLAAVKNKNSDNTDNSDSEAQLDHSCNNPSSTTGTSERTSTSHHNLDHSHLSKHMNNNEPIGNLETFRYPQNGDGDMDVARDFLLDDSTSGCYADDDISDKLKDIKNSRRKMGRPRKRKRDPSPDNHPQVTDIDASSHTSLSPLHNPVTLTPSQSNVPTSPTPNPGTAPAQTLRSPLPEDLSVKTVSAALGSPDHHNQDIPQRPGSGTVSNVRDLEEAMSKHLPQNDEPNYLGNNYTSGQFAKQRSTIQWIGSQQQTNNDTLPASTLLRHLYANRESVIRTNVYNQSRPQYYGDIQSTVLGTNADSSQFSVSQLTSGTSKSQSPNVYHNSAYTSSIADAYGMVTPVADKYTAFSESSYTDSNSNQLKLYNNDGVTQTMPIRPQVYPLSTPSHAHTAYDRGAASQFAKSSYYHSSSNPYSAFTHPSSGLTEDHYRQAKSAW